In Chitinophaga varians, the following are encoded in one genomic region:
- a CDS encoding MlaD family protein, which produces MIKESNKRTVTVGIFIFVGLVIFTVGILFLGGQRKAFVSSIRVKAMFHDINGLAPGNNVWYSGVKVGTVKKITFVQHNVIEVVMNIERSSRQFIHKDVKAKVGSDGLVGNKIVVLSGGTETMPAIDNNDVIVAEAALSPDNIMATLQVNNENLVEITGNLKSITKHIAEGQGTIGKLVKDDSVYNNVQATLSNLKTTAANTQRLTDRLADYAAKLQSKGSLTNNLITDTVVFSRLRSTVTEMEAAAQKANGMVADLKKASESVSENLTSDQSPAGVLLHDQESAAALKKIITNLESSSSKLDQNMEALKHNFLLRGYFRKQAKREKKEQAEKEKALNQVQGQ; this is translated from the coding sequence ATGATTAAAGAAAGCAACAAACGAACAGTAACAGTAGGTATCTTCATTTTTGTTGGACTGGTCATTTTTACTGTAGGGATACTCTTCCTCGGCGGACAACGCAAGGCTTTTGTATCCTCTATCCGTGTTAAAGCCATGTTTCATGATATCAATGGCCTCGCCCCCGGCAACAATGTCTGGTATTCCGGCGTGAAAGTAGGGACGGTTAAAAAGATCACGTTTGTACAACACAACGTGATTGAAGTGGTCATGAACATAGAAAGAAGCTCCCGTCAGTTTATCCATAAAGACGTGAAGGCCAAAGTTGGCTCCGATGGCCTGGTAGGCAACAAGATCGTGGTCCTGTCCGGCGGTACCGAAACCATGCCGGCCATAGACAATAACGACGTGATCGTAGCCGAAGCAGCCTTAAGCCCGGACAACATCATGGCTACCCTGCAGGTCAACAATGAGAACCTGGTGGAAATCACCGGTAACCTGAAAAGCATCACCAAACATATTGCAGAAGGACAAGGCACCATCGGCAAACTGGTGAAAGACGATTCTGTATACAACAATGTACAGGCAACGCTGAGCAACCTGAAAACCACCGCGGCCAATACCCAGCGGCTGACAGACAGGCTGGCTGATTATGCCGCCAAGTTACAGTCCAAAGGCTCTCTGACCAATAACCTGATTACCGACACAGTGGTGTTCAGCAGGCTGCGTTCTACCGTGACCGAAATGGAGGCCGCTGCCCAGAAAGCCAACGGCATGGTGGCCGACCTGAAAAAAGCCAGCGAATCTGTCAGCGAAAACCTGACCAGCGACCAGTCGCCCGCCGGCGTACTGTTGCACGACCAGGAATCAGCTGCTGCCCTGAAGAAAATCATTACTAACCTGGAATCCAGTTCATCCAAACTGGACCAGAACATGGAAGCGTTGAAACACAACTTCCTGTTGAGAGGATATTTCAGAAAACAGGCCAAGCGCGAGAAAAAAGAGCAGGCCGAAAAAGAGAAAGCGTTAAACCAGGTGCAGGGCCAATAA
- a CDS encoding YiiX family permuted papain-like enzyme, with protein MSSLKKIALFSSLPLAALIGGALYLTGMPVKKSVQQPPAAKAGDVIFQESMSDLSTAIKLATHSKYSHCGIILPKDGELYVYEALQPVRYTPLQAWINRGRKGHYVIKRLKNADSVITQTTVQKMVDAGKKYNGKNYDFYFGWSDERIYCSELVWKIYKESTGLELGKLEQLKDFDLNSPAVKEQMKQIYGNNIPMTEQIISPVSMFNSPLLKTVEEK; from the coding sequence ATGTCCAGCTTGAAAAAAATAGCATTGTTCTCCTCATTGCCACTGGCGGCGCTTATTGGCGGTGCGCTGTATCTCACCGGAATGCCGGTAAAGAAATCTGTTCAACAACCGCCGGCCGCGAAGGCAGGAGACGTGATCTTCCAGGAATCCATGTCCGATCTGAGTACGGCCATTAAACTGGCCACACATTCGAAGTACAGCCATTGCGGCATTATTCTTCCGAAAGACGGGGAGCTATATGTCTATGAAGCGCTGCAACCAGTGCGCTATACACCACTGCAGGCTTGGATCAACCGGGGGCGCAAAGGACATTATGTTATCAAGCGGCTGAAAAACGCAGACAGTGTTATCACCCAAACGACCGTGCAGAAGATGGTGGACGCAGGTAAAAAATACAACGGGAAGAACTACGATTTTTATTTCGGCTGGTCGGATGAACGGATCTATTGTTCTGAACTGGTCTGGAAGATTTATAAGGAGTCAACAGGGCTGGAACTGGGCAAACTGGAGCAGCTGAAAGACTTTGACCTGAATAGTCCGGCGGTAAAGGAGCAGATGAAACAGATCTATGGTAACAATATCCCAATGACGGAACAGATCATCTCTCCGGTAAGTATGTTTAATTCTCCGCTACTTAAAACGGTGGAAGAAAAATAA
- a CDS encoding DUF2809 domain-containing protein — MKAKKRWLYFVLIMLNIPLGLATRWAPQYFPTLVRIYGGDVFSATCIFFGIRFLYPLKSVAKVSVISFLVCIAIEVQQLYQAEWAVKLRNTPLGILLGHGFLWSDCVCYAVGTAIAAGVALLLERLPYFRIS; from the coding sequence ATGAAAGCAAAGAAGCGCTGGCTGTATTTTGTACTGATCATGTTGAACATACCCCTTGGATTAGCCACCAGATGGGCCCCACAGTACTTCCCTACCCTTGTCCGTATTTATGGCGGTGACGTTTTTTCCGCCACCTGCATTTTTTTCGGCATCCGTTTTTTGTATCCGCTGAAATCTGTTGCGAAAGTTTCCGTGATCAGTTTCCTGGTATGTATTGCTATTGAAGTGCAGCAGTTGTACCAGGCAGAATGGGCAGTGAAGCTGCGTAATACGCCGCTGGGTATTTTACTGGGGCATGGCTTTTTGTGGAGCGATTGCGTATGTTATGCTGTAGGAACGGCGATAGCAGCGGGAGTAGCGCTTTTGCTGGAACGCCTTCCCTATTTTCGGATTTCCTGA
- a CDS encoding YhcH/YjgK/YiaL family protein, with protein sequence MILDTITNAHRYHCLGPRFVKAFEYLAQTDFHTLEKGKYEIDGTNLFAIVNEYDTVDPSGEQMEAHKKYIDIQYIVKGAELIGHDFLQQQTPSKAYSETEDYMLFGEKPAFFTRLDQQHFAIFFPTDLHMPNLRIDQPAAVKKVVIKLAV encoded by the coding sequence ATGATTCTCGACACCATCACCAACGCCCATCGCTATCATTGCCTGGGCCCCCGATTTGTCAAGGCTTTTGAATACCTCGCACAAACAGATTTCCATACACTGGAAAAAGGAAAATATGAAATAGACGGTACCAACCTCTTCGCCATCGTGAATGAATATGATACCGTAGACCCGTCAGGTGAACAAATGGAAGCGCATAAAAAATACATCGATATACAATATATCGTGAAAGGCGCTGAACTGATCGGCCATGATTTCCTGCAACAACAAACGCCTTCCAAAGCATACAGCGAAACAGAAGACTACATGCTGTTCGGGGAAAAGCCTGCTTTCTTCACCCGCCTCGATCAACAACACTTTGCTATCTTCTTTCCCACAGACCTGCATATGCCCAATCTCCGGATCGACCAGCCTGCAGCTGTGAAGAAAGTAGTGATCAAATTAGCTGTTTAG
- a CDS encoding DeoR/GlpR family DNA-binding transcription regulator: MSMINIAERHKFILDKLAEKGYVNVVDLCKELDVSGVTIRKDLKLLEDKALLFRSHGGASINNPYTNDKPVNEKEKLRSEEKNNIGLAAAALIAPNDAIIIASGTSVLALAKNIHPKGHLTVITGALNVALELIRIPDVEVIQLGGQLRTSSSSVTGPYAEKILEDFSCSKLFLGVDGIDLEFGLTTSNIMEAHLNQKMIATVQKIIVLADSTKFGKRGFGRICGLEDVDEVITDTGISPHLVKAMEDMGIKVTIV, from the coding sequence ATGTCTATGATCAATATAGCTGAACGCCACAAGTTTATACTGGATAAACTGGCAGAAAAAGGATACGTAAATGTGGTCGACCTCTGCAAAGAGCTCGATGTATCGGGCGTGACTATACGTAAAGACCTGAAACTGCTGGAAGATAAAGCACTGCTGTTCCGCTCGCATGGAGGCGCCTCCATCAATAATCCTTACACCAACGATAAACCGGTGAATGAAAAGGAGAAGCTGCGCAGCGAAGAGAAAAACAATATCGGCCTGGCGGCAGCGGCGCTCATAGCACCCAACGACGCAATCATCATCGCATCGGGCACCTCCGTGCTGGCGCTGGCTAAAAATATACATCCCAAAGGGCATCTGACAGTGATCACCGGCGCGCTGAACGTAGCGCTGGAACTGATCCGCATCCCCGATGTGGAAGTGATACAACTCGGCGGCCAGCTCCGTACCAGCTCATCCTCGGTGACGGGCCCGTATGCGGAAAAAATACTGGAAGACTTCTCCTGTAGTAAACTGTTCCTGGGGGTAGACGGTATTGACCTGGAATTTGGCCTTACCACTTCCAATATCATGGAGGCGCATCTCAATCAGAAGATGATCGCTACAGTACAGAAAATCATTGTACTGGCAGACTCCACCAAGTTCGGAAAAAGAGGATTTGGCCGCATCTGTGGCCTGGAAGACGTGGACGAAGTGATCACCGACACCGGCATCTCCCCACATCTCGTAAAAGCCATGGAAGATATGGGCATCAAAGTAACGATCGTATAA
- a CDS encoding glycerol-3-phosphate dehydrogenase/oxidase: protein MNRPESIKSLRSMSARTWDMIIIGGGATGLGIAMDAASRGYKTLLLEQADFAKGTSSRATKLVHGGVRYLAQGDVALVREALYERGLLLHNAPHLAHNQQFIIPHYSWWQGPFYTIGLKVYDLLSGRLSLGKSKHIGKNEVTQRLPNIQAEGLKGGIVYHDGQFDDARLAVNIAQTAAENGAVLLNYCKVDGLLKENGKVSGVTATDLESGESFHQAARTVINATGVFVDEILQLDNPGARPMVRPSQGVHLVLDSSFLQSSSAIMIPKTSDGRVLFAVPWHNKVLLGTTDTPLESHSMEPVALEQEIDFILATAAQYLTRTPTRADVLSVFAGLRPLAAPQKDTNSTKEISRSHKIIVAPSGLITITGGKWTTFRKMAEDTVDEAIRQGNITPAKCNTKTLRIHGYQKQPMAQVPLDVYGSDAAQLQALAAMRPEFAQTLHPRLPYIKAQVIWAVRQEMARTIEDTLARRTRALFLDAQAAIDMAPEVAALMAAELGKDEAWQQQQVKAFGAVAQNYLLKNVRTREQLPVGA, encoded by the coding sequence ATGAACAGACCGGAATCAATCAAAAGCCTGCGATCCATGTCTGCCCGTACCTGGGACATGATCATTATAGGAGGAGGAGCCACAGGCCTGGGGATAGCCATGGACGCCGCTTCCAGGGGGTATAAAACCCTGCTGCTGGAACAGGCGGACTTTGCCAAAGGAACATCCAGTCGCGCTACCAAACTGGTACACGGCGGCGTAAGATACCTGGCGCAAGGCGACGTGGCACTGGTAAGGGAAGCATTATATGAAAGGGGGCTATTGCTCCACAACGCCCCTCACCTGGCACATAACCAACAGTTTATCATTCCTCATTACTCCTGGTGGCAGGGCCCTTTTTATACTATCGGTCTGAAAGTATATGACCTGCTCTCCGGCCGGTTGAGCCTGGGCAAGTCCAAACACATTGGTAAAAACGAAGTCACTCAGCGGTTGCCCAATATACAGGCCGAAGGCCTCAAAGGCGGCATCGTATATCACGACGGTCAGTTTGACGATGCCCGTCTTGCTGTGAACATTGCACAAACGGCCGCAGAAAATGGCGCCGTGCTGCTCAATTACTGTAAGGTTGACGGCCTGCTGAAAGAGAACGGTAAAGTCAGCGGTGTGACCGCCACCGACCTGGAAAGCGGCGAGTCCTTCCACCAGGCTGCCCGCACCGTCATTAACGCTACGGGCGTATTTGTGGATGAGATACTGCAACTGGACAATCCCGGTGCCCGTCCGATGGTACGTCCCAGCCAGGGCGTACACCTGGTGCTCGACTCGTCTTTTTTGCAAAGCAGCAGCGCTATCATGATACCAAAAACATCCGACGGCCGTGTACTCTTTGCCGTGCCCTGGCACAACAAAGTATTGCTGGGCACCACCGACACGCCTTTGGAATCACACAGCATGGAGCCGGTAGCACTGGAACAGGAAATAGATTTCATTCTCGCCACCGCTGCACAATACCTCACGCGCACGCCTACACGTGCCGATGTACTCAGTGTATTCGCGGGCTTGCGCCCACTGGCAGCGCCACAGAAAGATACCAACAGCACCAAGGAAATTTCCCGCAGCCACAAAATCATTGTAGCGCCCTCCGGACTGATCACCATCACCGGCGGCAAATGGACCACTTTCCGCAAAATGGCTGAAGACACCGTGGATGAAGCTATCCGTCAGGGTAACATCACACCGGCCAAATGCAATACCAAAACATTACGCATACACGGATACCAGAAACAGCCCATGGCACAGGTCCCGCTGGACGTATACGGCAGCGATGCCGCACAGCTACAGGCACTGGCGGCCATGCGCCCGGAATTTGCCCAAACACTCCACCCCCGGCTGCCCTATATCAAAGCACAGGTGATATGGGCCGTGAGACAGGAAATGGCACGCACCATAGAAGACACTCTTGCCAGGAGGACAAGGGCGCTGTTCCTCGATGCACAGGCAGCCATCGACATGGCGCCGGAAGTGGCCGCACTGATGGCCGCAGAACTGGGCAAAGACGAGGCATGGCAACAACAACAGGTAAAAGCCTTTGGCGCCGTGGCACAAAACTATTTGCTGAAAAATGTCCGTACACGCGAACAATTGCCTGTCGGCGCTTAA
- the glpK gene encoding glycerol kinase GlpK — translation MTKYVMALDQGTTSSRAIIFDKTGAIISVAQKEFTQLFPAPGWVEHDPAEIWSSQIGVATEAMAKVGLEGGNIAAIGITNQRETTIVWDRETGKPVHNAIVWQDRRTAAFCDSLKAGGKEELIRTKTGLVIDAYFSGTKVKWILDNVSGARERAAQGKLAFGTVDAWLVWNLTHGAVHATDITNASRTMLFNIHTQTWDEELLALLDIPASMLPEVKESSEVCGLTAPGVFAEQIPISGIAGDQHAALFGQMCTEPGMVKNTYGTGCFMLMNIGPKPILSKNNLLTTVAWKVNGETHYALEGSIFIAGAIVQWLRDGLGIIRSSSEVEALAAKAAQNDGVYLVPAFAGLGAPYWDQHARGTLVGMTRGTNASHIARAALESIAYQTMDVLKAMEADAGISIQELRVDGGATGNNLLMQFQADILQAKVVRPGITETTALGAAYLAGLATGYWQNLEDIRSQWQMEKTFAPDPQQQQRETWINGWHKAVDAARHWAQQ, via the coding sequence ATGACCAAATACGTAATGGCGCTGGACCAGGGTACCACCAGCTCACGAGCCATCATCTTTGACAAAACAGGAGCCATTATTTCTGTAGCACAGAAAGAATTCACGCAGCTGTTTCCCGCACCGGGATGGGTAGAACACGACCCCGCTGAAATATGGAGCAGCCAGATAGGCGTAGCCACCGAAGCAATGGCCAAAGTTGGCCTCGAAGGTGGCAACATCGCCGCCATCGGTATTACCAACCAGCGGGAGACCACCATTGTATGGGACCGTGAGACAGGCAAACCGGTACACAACGCCATCGTATGGCAGGACCGCCGTACCGCTGCTTTTTGCGACAGCCTGAAAGCCGGCGGCAAAGAAGAACTGATCAGGACCAAAACCGGTCTCGTGATAGATGCCTATTTCTCCGGCACCAAAGTAAAATGGATACTGGACAACGTTAGTGGCGCCCGTGAAAGAGCCGCCCAGGGCAAACTGGCTTTCGGCACTGTAGACGCCTGGCTTGTGTGGAACCTCACCCATGGCGCCGTACATGCCACCGATATCACCAACGCCTCCCGTACCATGTTGTTCAACATCCACACACAAACATGGGACGAAGAACTGCTGGCACTGCTGGACATTCCTGCCTCCATGCTGCCTGAAGTAAAAGAATCCAGTGAAGTATGCGGCCTCACCGCTCCGGGTGTTTTCGCTGAACAGATACCTATTTCCGGTATCGCCGGCGATCAGCATGCCGCCTTGTTCGGCCAGATGTGCACCGAGCCCGGCATGGTTAAAAACACCTATGGCACCGGCTGTTTTATGCTGATGAACATCGGCCCGAAACCTATTCTCAGCAAAAACAACCTGCTGACCACCGTTGCCTGGAAAGTGAACGGAGAAACACACTATGCCCTCGAAGGCAGCATCTTCATTGCCGGCGCTATCGTGCAGTGGCTGCGTGACGGCCTGGGCATCATCCGCTCCTCTTCCGAAGTAGAGGCGCTGGCAGCCAAAGCCGCACAGAACGACGGCGTATACCTGGTGCCGGCCTTCGCCGGACTGGGGGCCCCTTACTGGGACCAGCATGCCCGTGGCACGCTCGTAGGCATGACCCGCGGCACCAACGCTTCACATATCGCCCGTGCCGCGCTCGAGAGCATCGCCTACCAGACCATGGACGTGCTCAAAGCCATGGAAGCCGATGCCGGTATTAGCATACAGGAATTGCGCGTAGATGGCGGCGCCACCGGCAACAACCTGCTCATGCAGTTCCAGGCCGATATCCTGCAAGCGAAAGTAGTACGCCCGGGCATCACCGAAACCACCGCCCTGGGAGCCGCCTACCTCGCGGGACTGGCCACCGGTTACTGGCAAAATCTGGAAGACATCCGCAGCCAGTGGCAAATGGAAAAAACCTTTGCACCTGACCCGCAGCAACAACAGCGCGAAACATGGATCAACGGATGGCATAAAGCCGTAGATGCAGCCAGGCACTGGGCACAACAATAA
- a CDS encoding MIP/aquaporin family protein: protein MSPILAEFIGTALLLLLGNGVVANVVLNKTKGNSGGWIVITTGWALAVYVGVVVAGPYSGAHLNPAVTVALAAAGKFNWADVPMFVVAQLAGAMLGTSLVWYNYKDHLDATPDNGLQRACFCTEPAIRKPLRNFICEVTGTFVLLFTIFYFTGAELGSDKTPVGLGSLGAVPVAFLVWAIGLSLGGTTGYAINPARDLGPRIMHAILPMNGKGHSDWGYAWIPVAGPLAGGVLAAALYLLLK from the coding sequence ATGTCTCCGATTTTAGCAGAATTTATAGGCACTGCATTACTGCTCCTGCTGGGCAATGGCGTAGTAGCCAATGTGGTGCTCAACAAAACCAAGGGCAACAGCGGCGGATGGATCGTTATCACCACCGGCTGGGCGCTGGCCGTATATGTAGGCGTAGTGGTGGCCGGCCCTTACAGCGGCGCACATCTCAATCCCGCTGTGACCGTAGCGTTGGCCGCTGCCGGCAAATTCAACTGGGCTGACGTGCCCATGTTTGTTGTAGCACAACTGGCAGGCGCTATGCTGGGCACTTCCCTGGTTTGGTACAACTACAAAGACCACCTGGACGCCACGCCCGACAATGGCCTGCAACGCGCCTGCTTCTGCACGGAGCCGGCTATACGTAAACCGCTGCGTAACTTTATCTGCGAAGTGACTGGTACGTTCGTACTGCTCTTTACCATCTTCTACTTTACCGGTGCAGAACTGGGCAGCGATAAAACGCCTGTGGGACTGGGTTCCCTGGGCGCCGTACCTGTAGCTTTCCTGGTGTGGGCCATCGGTCTTTCCCTTGGCGGCACCACTGGTTACGCCATCAACCCGGCCAGAGACCTGGGCCCCCGCATCATGCACGCCATCCTGCCGATGAACGGCAAAGGCCATAGTGACTGGGGTTATGCCTGGATACCGGTTGCCGGTCCGCTGGCAGGTGGCGTGCTCGCCGCAGCCCTGTACCTGCTGCTGAAATAA
- a CDS encoding glycerophosphodiester phosphodiesterase family protein — translation MKKQMNVRLMACAMAAAATVFTACKTSKPTTALQHKDLPAFFKVGHRGTRGLMPENTIPAMYKGIETGANTIEFDVHITKDGQVVVYHDASFTPSYTTMPDGKDIAAAERSKYIFYQMNYADIRRFIIGEKPYPAFPEQERLRSYAPLLGEMIDSVENYTNKHHLPPVYYLLEVKSSEKTDGTEQPSPEEYMKIMMAVKQLKPLGNRLLIQSFDMRPLQVLHKTHPHIRLGFLTGDKHVTFEQNMQQLGFTPTFYNPAYPLVTPELIKKCHDQHMLIVPWTVQEPAEMKQLKAMGVDGIITDYPNRLEEAIK, via the coding sequence ATGAAAAAACAAATGAATGTCCGGCTGATGGCCTGTGCCATGGCAGCTGCCGCCACTGTTTTTACAGCCTGTAAAACATCAAAGCCCACCACCGCTTTACAGCACAAAGACCTGCCTGCCTTCTTTAAAGTAGGCCACCGCGGTACCCGGGGACTGATGCCGGAAAACACCATCCCGGCCATGTACAAAGGCATCGAGACGGGCGCCAACACCATCGAATTCGATGTACACATCACCAAAGACGGCCAGGTGGTAGTATACCACGACGCCTCCTTCACACCGTCTTACACCACCATGCCTGATGGCAAAGACATCGCGGCCGCAGAACGCAGCAAGTACATTTTCTACCAGATGAACTACGCCGATATCCGTCGTTTTATCATCGGTGAGAAACCGTATCCCGCTTTCCCCGAACAGGAACGCCTCCGCTCCTATGCGCCGCTGCTGGGTGAAATGATCGACTCCGTAGAGAACTATACTAACAAACACCACCTGCCTCCTGTTTACTATCTGCTGGAAGTAAAGTCTTCCGAAAAAACAGATGGCACTGAACAACCCTCTCCGGAAGAATACATGAAGATCATGATGGCCGTAAAACAATTGAAGCCATTGGGCAACCGCCTGCTGATCCAGTCCTTCGACATGCGCCCGCTGCAGGTGCTGCATAAAACGCATCCGCACATCAGACTGGGCTTCCTCACCGGCGACAAACACGTAACGTTTGAGCAGAATATGCAACAGCTGGGCTTTACACCCACCTTCTACAATCCGGCTTACCCACTGGTGACACCGGAGCTGATCAAAAAATGTCATGACCAACATATGCTGATTGTTCCGTGGACAGTACAGGAACCGGCAGAAATGAAACAATTAAAAGCCATGGGCGTAGACGGTATCATTACAGATTATCCCAACAGGCTGGAAGAAGCGATCAAATAA